The following are encoded together in the Xanthobacter autotrophicus Py2 genome:
- a CDS encoding phage portal protein, HK97 family (TIGRFAM: phage portal protein, HK97 family~PFAM: portal protein~KEGG: wol:WD1012 phage portal protein, HK97 family), whose product MASWWPFGRRSQTKASAAGSVISAWNVGQPVWTDRRYDRIADEAYVRNAVAHRCVKMIASAAATIPWLLADTKGREVEESPLLDLLRRPAPGIGGHSLFEAFYAYLLLAGNTYLEAVAPADGKPPRELWTLRPDRTRVIPGAYGRPEAYEYEANGQKMTWQVDPLTGEGPILHLKEFHPINDWYGLSRVDPAAYAVDRHNAASAHNMALLQNGARPSGALIFKPVVVNGSAQSAPKEAVEAAEARLKERHGGFENAGRPMVLGGNVDWQEMGITPKDMDFGAGKDDAARDICTAFGVPHILIVPGASTYNNVREATLGLYEDTVLPLVDKAVDALDAWLTPRFDDRLRLGVDLDEVPALEPRRESKRKATIELFEKRLITRDEARDALQYEPLPDATQFDPDAQVLSALVDAYTKDALPIEMLWRYARSIGLSVQTDEELLAALTAERDLRAAEEAGASLGDTGQPAADTQADPAAP is encoded by the coding sequence ATGGCATCCTGGTGGCCCTTCGGCCGGCGTTCGCAAACCAAGGCGAGCGCCGCCGGCTCGGTGATTTCGGCGTGGAATGTCGGCCAGCCCGTCTGGACTGATCGCCGCTACGACCGGATCGCCGATGAGGCCTATGTCAGGAACGCGGTCGCGCACCGCTGCGTGAAGATGATCGCCTCCGCCGCCGCGACGATCCCCTGGCTCCTGGCGGACACCAAGGGGCGGGAGGTGGAGGAAAGCCCCCTTCTCGACCTGCTCAGGCGCCCGGCGCCCGGCATCGGCGGGCATTCGCTGTTCGAGGCGTTCTACGCCTACCTGCTGCTCGCCGGGAACACCTACCTCGAGGCGGTCGCTCCCGCCGACGGCAAACCGCCGCGCGAGCTTTGGACGCTCCGCCCTGATCGGACACGGGTGATCCCCGGCGCCTATGGCCGCCCGGAGGCCTACGAATACGAGGCCAACGGCCAGAAGATGACGTGGCAGGTGGACCCGCTGACCGGAGAGGGCCCGATCCTGCATCTGAAGGAGTTCCACCCGATCAACGACTGGTATGGCCTGTCGCGGGTGGACCCGGCCGCCTATGCGGTGGACCGCCATAACGCCGCGAGCGCCCACAACATGGCGCTCCTGCAGAACGGCGCCCGGCCGAGCGGTGCGCTGATCTTCAAGCCGGTGGTGGTGAACGGCTCGGCACAGTCCGCGCCCAAGGAGGCGGTGGAGGCGGCCGAGGCGAGGCTGAAGGAGCGACATGGCGGCTTCGAGAACGCCGGCCGGCCCATGGTGCTGGGCGGGAACGTAGACTGGCAGGAAATGGGGATCACGCCCAAGGACATGGACTTCGGCGCCGGCAAGGACGATGCGGCGCGGGACATCTGCACCGCCTTTGGGGTGCCCCACATCCTGATCGTGCCGGGGGCGAGCACCTACAACAACGTCCGCGAGGCAACTTTGGGCCTCTACGAGGACACGGTCCTGCCCCTGGTGGACAAGGCCGTGGACGCGCTCGATGCCTGGCTCACCCCGCGGTTCGACGACCGCCTGCGTCTCGGCGTGGACCTCGACGAGGTGCCGGCGCTGGAGCCTCGGCGAGAGTCGAAGCGGAAGGCGACAATCGAACTGTTTGAGAAGCGCCTCATCACCCGCGACGAGGCGCGGGACGCGCTGCAATACGAGCCGCTCCCAGACGCCACGCAGTTCGACCCCGACGCGCAAGTGCTCTCTGCCCTCGTTGACGCCTACACGAAGGACGCGCTGCCGATCGAGATGCTCTGGCGCTATGCCAGATCCATCGGCCTGAGCGTCCAGACGGACGAGGAGCTTCTCGCCGCCCTCACGGCTGAGCGCGATCTGCGCGCCGCCGAGGAAGCCGGCGCGTCCTTGGGCGACACCGGGCAACCGGCGGCCGATACCCAGGCCGATCCGGCCGCTCCCTGA
- a CDS encoding hypothetical protein (KEGG: rsp:RSP_4148 N6 adenine-specific DNA methyltransferase, N12 class), with product MNAHILTGGEVTTGRRKPSDLVAEYEMKVASVPAALAEFNAARDAVKMAATVGGEWGHRTLDTGRLDERDMVASLLGSAWRHCYRLYALENFASAADKKRIEQMFAAPPPFTVENIREHFGAYIKDPWGSILRGLAEQFADLDPAFKSHEKMKIGVKGLPKRVILHGFNGYSSCYGMERTRDIVNALAAYQGKPLLTWPELALLEKNGDALNAGGTFPSPFNGRHDDKTIDVIGRGVWLKRFKNGRGHLFFGPEALRDVNRALAEFYGEVLPDAAEERPATPRASTAVAKDLQYYPTPATVVERVLGDLYVKPGDRVLEPSCGCGRFMDALRARGARALGIEVDPGRAAQCRARGHSVLTANFLETEPTGDFDHVVMNPPFYGRHYAKHVEHALRFLKPGGWLTAILPATARYDHGLLEGRWDDLPVGSFSESGTNINTTVLTIWRGRE from the coding sequence ATGAATGCGCATATCCTCACCGGCGGCGAGGTCACCACCGGCCGGCGGAAGCCGTCGGACCTGGTGGCCGAGTACGAGATGAAGGTGGCCAGCGTGCCGGCGGCTCTGGCCGAGTTCAACGCCGCACGGGACGCCGTGAAGATGGCGGCGACGGTCGGCGGCGAGTGGGGGCACCGCACGCTGGACACCGGGCGGCTGGACGAGCGGGACATGGTGGCGAGTTTGCTCGGCTCGGCGTGGCGCCACTGCTACCGGCTGTATGCGCTGGAGAACTTCGCATCGGCGGCCGACAAGAAGCGCATCGAGCAGATGTTCGCGGCCCCGCCGCCATTCACCGTTGAGAACATCCGCGAGCACTTCGGCGCCTACATCAAGGACCCCTGGGGATCGATCCTGCGGGGGCTGGCCGAGCAATTCGCGGACCTGGACCCTGCGTTCAAGTCCCACGAGAAGATGAAGATCGGGGTCAAGGGCCTGCCGAAGCGGGTCATCCTGCACGGCTTCAACGGCTATTCCTCGTGCTACGGGATGGAGCGGACACGCGACATCGTCAACGCGCTGGCGGCCTATCAGGGCAAACCGCTCCTCACCTGGCCGGAACTGGCGTTGCTGGAGAAGAACGGCGATGCGCTGAACGCCGGGGGGACATTCCCAAGCCCCTTCAACGGCCGCCATGACGATAAGACCATCGACGTGATCGGCCGCGGCGTCTGGCTGAAGCGCTTCAAGAACGGACGCGGGCACCTGTTCTTCGGCCCCGAGGCTCTACGCGACGTGAACCGCGCGCTGGCGGAGTTCTACGGGGAGGTCCTTCCGGATGCGGCGGAGGAGCGCCCCGCCACCCCACGCGCCAGCACCGCGGTGGCGAAGGACCTGCAGTATTATCCGACGCCGGCGACGGTGGTGGAGCGGGTGCTGGGCGACCTATACGTCAAGCCCGGCGACCGGGTTCTTGAGCCATCCTGCGGCTGCGGACGGTTCATGGACGCGCTGCGTGCACGCGGCGCCCGCGCGCTCGGGATTGAGGTGGACCCAGGCCGGGCGGCGCAATGCCGGGCGCGTGGCCACAGCGTGCTCACGGCCAATTTTCTTGAGACCGAACCGACCGGCGACTTCGACCACGTGGTGATGAACCCGCCCTTCTACGGGCGGCACTATGCGAAGCACGTCGAGCACGCTCTCCGCTTCCTGAAGCCGGGCGGCTGGCTCACCGCCATCCTTCCTGCGACGGCCCGCTATGACCACGGGCTGCTCGAGGGCCGGTGGGACGACCTCCCGGTGGGCTCGTTCTCCGAGAGCGGCACCAACATCAACACGACCGTGCTGACCATTTGGCGGGGGCGGGAATGA
- a CDS encoding hypothetical protein (KEGG: rle:RL3946 hypothetical protein), whose product MTVDVRCLPYMPLHIERLRRSKAWLRCKRRPELAFYLMNLWMRAWHEVPAGSIEADDDVLADAAMCSPEAWERIKGDVLQGWEERDGRWHHHVVTELAAEGLEKVEASRRRTEAARQARSQQRAVSATSNATSSVTENVTERVADDVTGSKEKKKGREEVSDAAASDAGEIQPEVETTPRLQPASVSMSPSPAIRSHADDFARFWQAYPHKVGKQDAEKAFISVMKRGAVPLDQMLAALDRYVRTKPPDRSWCNPGTWLRQGRWDDEPGTDPAPRGPIPPAPPGSSGPSHRLAAVADWVRESTGGGPAPEDPEGLRFDDRAAGHRDGDVLPLGPAPRARFTG is encoded by the coding sequence ATGACCGTTGATGTCCGCTGCCTACCCTATATGCCGCTGCACATCGAACGCCTGCGCCGGTCCAAGGCGTGGCTCCGATGCAAGCGCAGGCCCGAACTTGCCTTCTACCTCATGAACCTCTGGATGCGCGCCTGGCACGAGGTGCCGGCCGGCTCGATCGAGGCCGATGACGATGTGCTCGCCGACGCTGCCATGTGCTCGCCGGAGGCATGGGAGCGGATCAAGGGCGACGTGCTGCAGGGCTGGGAGGAACGCGACGGCCGTTGGCACCACCACGTCGTCACAGAACTTGCCGCAGAAGGCTTGGAGAAGGTTGAGGCGAGCCGGCGTCGCACGGAAGCGGCGCGACAGGCACGGTCACAGCAGCGCGCCGTGTCTGCCACTTCGAATGCGACATCGTCTGTAACAGAGAATGTGACAGAGCGTGTCGCTGACGATGTAACAGGCTCCAAAGAGAAGAAGAAGGGAAGGGAAGAGGTTTCTGATGCTGCCGCATCAGACGCGGGCGAGATACAGCCGGAGGTGGAAACTACGCCCCGGTTGCAGCCTGCATCTGTCAGCATGTCGCCGTCTCCCGCGATCCGCTCTCATGCCGATGACTTCGCGCGCTTCTGGCAGGCCTACCCCCACAAGGTCGGCAAGCAAGACGCTGAGAAGGCATTCATTTCCGTGATGAAGCGCGGCGCCGTTCCGCTCGATCAGATGCTGGCGGCGCTCGATCGCTACGTTCGCACCAAGCCGCCCGACCGGTCTTGGTGCAACCCGGGAACGTGGCTTCGACAAGGACGATGGGACGATGAGCCAGGAACTGATCCAGCACCGAGAGGACCAATCCCGCCAGCGCCTCCGGGCTCTTCTGGACCCTCTCACCGCCTCGCCGCCGTGGCTGATTGGGTGCGTGAAAGCACTGGGGGAGGGCCTGCGCCCGAAGATCCCGAAGGCCTTCGCTTTGACGACAGAGCAGCGGGCCACCGTGATGGAGATGTCCTCCCGCTTGGCCCAGCACCTCGCGCCCGCTTCACCGGCTGA
- a CDS encoding Chromosomal replication initiator DnaA domain (PFAM: Chromosomal replication initiator DnaA domain~KEGG: ssa:SSA_0001 chromosomal replication initiator protein DnaA, putative): protein MNMHINREEPQRQHREHKLRQERLGGMARRKEWLRLLDEPADVPAPTPAPVPVAAIAPAPEPEPVSYHDHGFDLHVSAWREAMWEKPQVDMRPTVGKIIATVCEFYGIPKVELLAHRRLKSFAKARQVAMYLSRELTTKSLPVIGAAIGGRDHTTILHGVGKISAEIETNARLASEVETIRLKLIGGDDADATGA, encoded by the coding sequence GTGAACATGCACATTAACCGGGAAGAACCTCAGAGGCAGCATCGGGAACACAAGCTGAGGCAAGAGCGTCTTGGCGGTATGGCGCGCCGGAAGGAATGGCTTCGTTTGCTCGATGAGCCCGCTGACGTTCCTGCCCCGACTCCCGCTCCCGTCCCCGTTGCAGCTATCGCGCCCGCACCTGAGCCTGAGCCGGTATCCTACCATGATCACGGCTTCGACCTTCACGTCTCCGCATGGCGCGAAGCTATGTGGGAAAAGCCGCAGGTCGATATGAGGCCGACGGTAGGCAAGATCATTGCCACGGTATGCGAGTTCTACGGCATCCCGAAGGTCGAGTTGCTTGCTCACCGCCGCCTCAAGTCATTCGCGAAAGCGCGTCAGGTTGCGATGTACCTGTCGCGGGAGCTTACGACGAAGTCTCTTCCTGTGATCGGGGCAGCAATTGGCGGCCGAGACCATACCACGATACTACACGGGGTCGGAAAGATTTCGGCGGAGATTGAGACTAACGCGCGCCTCGCCTCCGAAGTCGAAACCATCCGCCTTAAGCTGATCGGAGGCGACGATGCCGACGCCACAGGAGCTTGA
- a CDS encoding hypothetical protein (KEGG: eli:ELI_14710 hypothetical protein), which produces MIEPNAFKAEIEAFIKKHGIAATRFGKEAVGDPKFVFDIREGRSPSWRTAERVKAFMSDFQPGPTEASQ; this is translated from the coding sequence ATGATCGAGCCGAACGCATTCAAGGCCGAAATTGAGGCCTTCATCAAAAAGCACGGGATCGCCGCAACGCGCTTCGGCAAGGAAGCCGTGGGTGATCCGAAATTTGTGTTCGACATCCGCGAGGGCCGCTCGCCCAGCTGGCGCACAGCGGAACGCGTGAAGGCGTTCATGTCGGACTTCCAGCCCGGACCGACTGAGGCATCGCAATGA
- a CDS encoding C-5 cytosine-specific DNA methylase (PFAM: C-5 cytosine-specific DNA methylase~KEGG: mlo:mlr8517 modification methylase), translating into MKTPFLLDNRITVVLFAGMGGGCDGLEEAGFHVHVAINHDPVAVAVHERRHPHTKHLRCDVFEADPREVCRGRGVRALHASPDCTHFSVAKGSKPVSSRRRSLAWVICRWAGTVRPETITLENVQEITTWCPLIAKRDPATGRVLRLDGTVAAKGERVPVQEQWLIPDPKHKGRIWRAWLKHLRGLGYSFEHRVLVCADYGVPTIRKRLFGVAQADGRPIVWPARTHAPRKDAKRLGLKPWVGAHTIIDWSLPVKSIFDRAKALADASHRRIAHGVVRHVLEAVQPFIVPITHTQGGNSARSTSEPLCTITTAKGGENMVAVPTLIQSGYGEREGQAPRVLDLMEPAATQVGGSKAALVAAFLAQHNAGPRPGAPARAAIEPVSTITTTGAQQSIAAISLMRQFGTGLSRDAREPVPTITVEGQTKTGLVAATLGEMRGRSRGGRDVREPLAAVSAKSHAHLILPFLQHYYSNGKTDDDVQSPLGALTSKARYGIVEVKVRGETFIIDDIGTRMLEPEEGAAAHGFKPGALPDEVTVDGETRRLTKTQKYHLVGNSVPPRMIQLLAECNVRRALAEAAE; encoded by the coding sequence ATGAAAACGCCCTTCCTGCTCGACAACCGCATCACGGTCGTCCTGTTCGCCGGCATGGGCGGCGGGTGCGATGGGCTGGAGGAGGCCGGCTTCCACGTTCATGTTGCGATCAACCATGACCCGGTGGCTGTGGCGGTTCACGAGCGCCGGCACCCTCACACCAAGCATCTACGTTGTGACGTGTTCGAAGCGGACCCACGGGAGGTTTGCCGCGGGCGCGGCGTGCGCGCGCTCCACGCATCTCCCGACTGCACCCACTTTTCGGTGGCCAAGGGCAGCAAGCCCGTCTCGTCGAGGCGCCGGTCTCTCGCATGGGTGATCTGTCGGTGGGCGGGCACGGTGCGCCCTGAGACGATCACCCTGGAGAACGTGCAGGAGATCACCACCTGGTGTCCGCTGATCGCGAAGCGCGACCCCGCGACCGGCCGGGTGCTTCGGCTGGATGGCACGGTGGCGGCCAAGGGCGAGCGGGTGCCGGTGCAGGAGCAATGGCTCATCCCGGATCCGAAGCACAAGGGGCGCATCTGGCGCGCCTGGCTGAAGCACCTGCGTGGGCTCGGCTACAGCTTTGAACACCGCGTGCTGGTCTGCGCTGACTATGGCGTGCCCACGATCCGGAAGCGGCTCTTCGGTGTCGCCCAGGCCGACGGCCGACCGATCGTCTGGCCGGCGCGCACCCACGCGCCGCGCAAGGATGCCAAGCGGCTGGGCCTGAAGCCTTGGGTCGGCGCCCACACCATCATCGACTGGTCGCTGCCGGTGAAGAGCATCTTCGACCGGGCCAAGGCCCTGGCGGATGCCAGCCACCGGCGGATCGCGCATGGCGTCGTTCGGCACGTCCTGGAGGCGGTCCAACCGTTCATCGTGCCGATTACCCACACGCAGGGCGGCAACAGCGCCCGCTCCACCTCCGAGCCTCTGTGCACCATCACCACGGCCAAGGGCGGCGAGAACATGGTGGCAGTCCCCACCCTGATCCAGAGCGGCTACGGCGAGCGGGAGGGACAGGCGCCGCGCGTCCTGGACCTGATGGAGCCTGCCGCCACGCAGGTGGGTGGCAGCAAGGCGGCGCTGGTTGCGGCGTTCCTCGCTCAACACAACGCAGGCCCCCGGCCCGGGGCTCCGGCGCGCGCTGCGATAGAGCCCGTCTCGACGATCACCACCACTGGCGCGCAGCAGTCCATCGCCGCCATCAGCCTCATGCGCCAGTTCGGGACCGGCCTTTCACGCGACGCCCGAGAGCCAGTGCCAACCATCACGGTAGAGGGGCAGACCAAGACCGGCTTGGTGGCGGCCACGCTGGGCGAGATGCGCGGGCGAAGCCGTGGTGGGCGGGACGTCCGCGAGCCGCTCGCGGCGGTCTCGGCCAAAAGCCACGCCCACCTGATCTTGCCCTTCCTTCAGCACTACTACAGTAACGGGAAGACCGATGACGACGTGCAGAGCCCGCTGGGCGCGCTCACCAGCAAGGCTCGATACGGCATCGTCGAGGTCAAGGTGCGCGGCGAGACCTTCATCATCGACGACATCGGCACACGCATGCTGGAGCCGGAGGAGGGGGCCGCAGCCCACGGCTTCAAGCCCGGCGCCCTCCCAGACGAGGTCACCGTCGACGGCGAGACCCGCCGCCTGACGAAGACCCAGAAATATCACCTCGTCGGCAACAGCGTGCCGCCGCGAATGATCCAGTTGCTCGCCGAATGCAACGTGCGGCGTGCCTTAGCAGAGGCCGCAGAGTGA
- a CDS encoding hypothetical protein (KEGG: gox:GOX2440 hypothetical protein) — protein sequence MHHEVVTVLGKDVVKVEYKGLRVVTLKQIDAIHGKPEDAAYKQFARHEQRYVDGTDFITVNASEFRNRFPELIGARGGTAIKLFTERGYGKIVKGWNDDLAWSLHDAMQDAYFVVREIAKAVSDGEVTLPESVWRRIGGVVKSVTHKSTEDLRAGSNWFWTKCPV from the coding sequence ATGCACCATGAAGTCGTGACCGTCCTCGGTAAGGACGTGGTGAAGGTGGAATACAAGGGTTTGCGCGTCGTGACGCTGAAGCAGATCGACGCCATCCACGGGAAGCCAGAGGACGCGGCATACAAGCAGTTTGCCCGCCACGAACAGCGCTATGTCGATGGCACCGACTTCATCACGGTGAACGCCTCCGAATTCCGGAACCGTTTCCCCGAACTGATCGGGGCGCGAGGTGGCACCGCGATCAAACTCTTCACCGAGCGCGGCTACGGCAAGATCGTCAAGGGCTGGAACGACGACCTCGCGTGGTCGCTGCACGACGCGATGCAGGATGCCTACTTCGTCGTCCGTGAGATTGCCAAGGCTGTCTCGGATGGCGAGGTGACCCTTCCGGAATCCGTCTGGCGCCGCATTGGCGGTGTCGTGAAGTCCGTGACGCACAAGAGCACTGAGGATTTGCGGGCCGGGTCGAATTGGTTTTGGACGAAGTGTCCCGTCTGA
- a CDS encoding endodeoxyribonuclease RusA (PFAM: endodeoxyribonuclease RusA~KEGG: mag:amb1933 Holliday junction resolvase), giving the protein MSAPITIILAGEPRGKGRPRFGNGRSYTDEKTENYEAALRIAAMGAMGARRPIEGPVAVDIEARVPVPASWSQKKRLSALAGDVLPTTKPDIDNIVKTWDALNHVVFNDDRQIVQASVRKVYHEKPALIITVSEV; this is encoded by the coding sequence ATGAGCGCGCCCATCACCATCATCCTCGCAGGTGAGCCTCGCGGAAAGGGCCGGCCACGCTTTGGCAACGGCCGATCCTACACTGACGAGAAAACTGAGAATTACGAGGCAGCGCTTCGTATTGCCGCAATGGGTGCGATGGGCGCGCGCCGACCAATTGAAGGGCCGGTAGCCGTGGACATAGAAGCCCGCGTCCCGGTGCCTGCGTCGTGGTCGCAGAAGAAGCGCCTTTCTGCTCTCGCCGGAGATGTTCTGCCGACGACAAAGCCGGACATCGACAACATCGTGAAGACATGGGACGCGCTTAACCACGTAGTGTTCAACGATGACCGCCAGATCGTGCAGGCATCAGTACGCAAAGTGTACCACGAAAAGCCCGCTCTCATCATCACCGTTTCCGAGGTTTGA
- a CDS encoding protein of unknown function DUF264 (PFAM: protein of unknown function DUF264~KEGG: pde:Pden_2902 protein of unknown function DUF264), whose product MTVPQSTFSLAASIASLPVAERARVLAGLTKKQAEQLLWDWKFWARPNQLPPPGDWLTWLILAGRGYGKTRTGAEWVRSVVCGATPLSRGILGRIALVAETAADARDVMVEGESGILSVHPKAFRPLYEPSKRRLTWPNGAVATLYNAVEPDQLRGPQHDGAWCDELAKWRYAGETWDQLQFGLRLGDKPRQVVTTTPRPIPVLKQIIAAGTSRVTRGSTHENRANLASTFLAEVVKKYEGTRLGRQELNAEILDDVPGALWTRDMLDMSRVGFPPDLVRVVVAVDPSGTKGAEDDGDAIGIVAAGCGVDGRAYLLEDASCKLPPAGWGRRAIEVFKRWDADRLIAERNFGGAMVEHVIRSIDPDVSFREVTASRGKVARAEPIAALYEQKKVSHVGSFPDLEDQMCSFTPSGYIGAGSPDRADAAVWALTELMLGPSPFTWFVGN is encoded by the coding sequence ATGACGGTTCCGCAATCGACCTTCTCGCTCGCCGCCTCGATCGCATCGCTTCCCGTAGCGGAGAGGGCCCGGGTTCTGGCGGGACTGACGAAGAAGCAGGCTGAACAGCTCCTTTGGGACTGGAAGTTCTGGGCACGGCCCAATCAGCTGCCGCCGCCAGGGGACTGGCTCACGTGGCTCATCCTCGCTGGGCGGGGATATGGCAAGACCCGCACTGGGGCCGAGTGGGTTCGCTCCGTCGTTTGCGGGGCAACACCGCTATCGCGGGGCATCCTGGGGCGGATTGCCCTTGTGGCCGAGACCGCTGCCGATGCCCGCGACGTGATGGTCGAAGGCGAGAGCGGCATTCTCTCGGTGCATCCGAAAGCCTTCAGGCCGCTCTATGAGCCGTCGAAGCGGCGTCTGACTTGGCCGAATGGCGCCGTGGCGACGCTCTACAATGCGGTTGAGCCTGATCAGCTTCGTGGGCCGCAGCACGATGGCGCCTGGTGCGACGAGCTTGCGAAATGGCGTTACGCGGGCGAGACGTGGGATCAGCTGCAGTTCGGTCTGCGCCTCGGCGACAAGCCCCGCCAAGTGGTGACGACGACGCCCCGGCCGATCCCGGTGCTGAAGCAGATCATCGCGGCTGGAACGAGCCGGGTCACGCGCGGATCGACCCATGAAAACCGGGCGAACCTCGCCTCCACCTTCCTCGCGGAAGTGGTGAAAAAATACGAGGGCACCAGACTCGGAAGGCAGGAACTGAACGCCGAGATCCTCGACGATGTGCCTGGCGCGCTTTGGACGCGGGACATGCTGGATATGTCGAGGGTCGGGTTTCCTCCCGATCTGGTCCGGGTCGTCGTCGCCGTTGACCCATCTGGCACCAAGGGCGCCGAGGACGACGGCGACGCCATCGGAATCGTCGCCGCTGGCTGCGGGGTGGATGGACGGGCCTACTTGCTTGAAGACGCGAGTTGCAAGCTGCCGCCTGCCGGCTGGGGCCGCCGAGCCATCGAAGTTTTCAAGAGATGGGACGCCGATCGTCTGATCGCCGAGCGCAATTTCGGCGGCGCCATGGTGGAGCACGTCATCAGGTCCATCGACCCCGACGTCTCGTTTCGAGAAGTGACCGCGAGCCGCGGGAAGGTGGCGCGCGCGGAGCCGATCGCCGCTCTTTACGAGCAGAAGAAGGTGTCCCACGTCGGGTCGTTCCCTGATCTGGAAGACCAGATGTGCTCGTTCACCCCGAGTGGATACATCGGCGCGGGTTCGCCGGATCGAGCTGATGCGGCGGTGTGGGCGCTCACCGAATTGATGCTCGGGCCGTCCCCCTTCACCTGGTTCGTCGGAAACTGA
- a CDS encoding conserved hypothetical protein (KEGG: rpe:RPE_4107 hypothetical protein) produces MFADTYTEASTHSSDVSDAPAGFAKEQLKSFIERVERLEDEKKAIAEDIKEVFAEAKANGFDVAALKEILKIRKADADERKEHEAIVELYAQALGIFL; encoded by the coding sequence ATGTTTGCCGACACCTATACCGAGGCTTCTACGCATTCCTCCGACGTGTCCGATGCTCCGGCCGGCTTCGCCAAGGAACAGCTCAAGTCCTTCATTGAGAGGGTGGAGCGGCTTGAGGACGAGAAGAAGGCCATTGCCGAGGATATTAAGGAAGTGTTCGCGGAAGCCAAGGCCAATGGCTTTGATGTCGCCGCGCTGAAGGAAATCCTGAAGATCCGCAAGGCCGATGCCGACGAGCGGAAGGAGCATGAGGCCATCGTGGAGCTTTACGCTCAGGCCCTCGGCATCTTCCTCTGA
- a CDS encoding putative transcriptional regulator, XRE family — MTGYVYAIRSECGLVKIGWSSDPIRRLSKIQSDTPNRCVLVGAYVGGRDLEAEIHDQLRPWRVRGEWFRNDGGVSRMLSSMPRYIPPVKSEAARNSMEYIRKNVLQISQAQMASIAQTSQANVSRWECGKVFPYLNQLEHIREEAQARGIEWNDSLFFGDRSEAAQ, encoded by the coding sequence ATGACAGGCTACGTATATGCGATCCGCAGCGAATGCGGACTGGTGAAGATCGGCTGGTCTTCCGACCCCATCCGCCGTCTTAGCAAGATCCAGTCCGATACGCCTAACAGGTGCGTTCTCGTAGGGGCTTATGTCGGCGGCCGGGATCTTGAGGCAGAAATCCATGACCAGTTGCGCCCTTGGCGCGTGCGAGGGGAGTGGTTCCGTAATGACGGCGGGGTGTCCCGCATGCTTTCCTCAATGCCGCGATACATTCCGCCTGTTAAGTCAGAGGCCGCGCGTAATTCAATGGAGTACATCCGGAAGAACGTGCTTCAAATTTCCCAAGCGCAGATGGCTTCCATTGCACAAACATCGCAGGCCAACGTGTCGCGATGGGAGTGCGGAAAAGTTTTCCCGTATTTGAACCAACTGGAGCATATCCGGGAAGAGGCGCAGGCGCGTGGCATAGAATGGAACGATAGTCTCTTTTTCGGGGACAGATCGGAGGCGGCCCAATGA